Proteins encoded in a region of the Paenibacillus sp. E222 genome:
- a CDS encoding helix-turn-helix domain-containing protein, protein MTEQLPFISETSSLPLLSSMCRVRRGEHFRVQGKTVSRPMLCLILQGDGVLVLNDTVYTAEAHQLYVLKPGTTIEAAARSAVTEFIILSMDTVCLQQVHGQWIMSSSSSSAFPLDWETGRLMVRHDQQVRARFEQLYKAYRGVHPDHFISIHSQLHELLQYLSENRLEENYEKVDPALERSIMYMRRFMSEGISMDQLAKIAGLTPSSYSRSFKKAKGMSPTDYLNRLRIDEAKKQLKQESCELKDVAVSVGYGNEYYFSRKFKQTLGIAPSLYMKKDHIRVATASRIELHENLSSLGLQPVAAMDGCHNRELDEVEQQQQLATQLEKLRQAKPDLIIGDFYHKPFYDQLKSIAPTVILDQADDWKENHLRLAELVGREQQALQNFKQLELRNLDVGLRLKHHFGQERIMLMQVTNQSIRLQETIEHPLNRLIYGELGLKPAQIMSTDLMTDEYAADSIPMLDTDHLFMNRVTNSPASEKQLRRMKQTTAWNRSPAVLKGNVHDISNWSVLSWTPSGRHQIMDELEQIVQQLVTLSRVGLIGQL, encoded by the coding sequence ATGACTGAACAGCTTCCCTTCATTTCTGAAACCTCATCTCTGCCGCTCCTCTCTTCCATGTGCCGTGTACGGCGCGGGGAGCATTTCCGTGTGCAAGGCAAGACGGTGTCCCGGCCCATGCTCTGTCTTATTTTACAAGGAGACGGTGTCCTGGTCTTGAACGATACAGTCTATACCGCCGAAGCCCATCAACTCTATGTTCTGAAGCCAGGAACAACAATTGAAGCGGCTGCACGCTCGGCTGTTACGGAGTTTATAATACTTAGTATGGATACGGTATGTTTACAGCAAGTGCACGGCCAATGGATAATGTCCTCCTCCTCCTCCTCTGCTTTCCCGCTTGATTGGGAGACAGGCAGACTGATGGTTCGTCACGACCAACAAGTCAGAGCACGATTTGAACAATTATATAAAGCCTATCGCGGCGTTCACCCTGATCACTTTATCAGTATACATAGCCAGCTGCACGAGCTTTTGCAGTATCTCTCGGAGAACCGGCTTGAAGAAAATTATGAGAAGGTCGATCCGGCGCTTGAACGCAGCATTATGTATATGAGGCGGTTCATGAGTGAAGGTATCAGCATGGATCAACTGGCCAAAATTGCCGGATTGACACCTAGTTCCTATTCTCGCAGTTTCAAAAAAGCCAAAGGCATGTCACCTACCGATTATCTGAATCGCTTACGGATCGACGAGGCCAAAAAACAGCTCAAGCAGGAGTCATGTGAACTCAAAGACGTCGCCGTATCTGTTGGCTATGGCAATGAATACTATTTTAGCCGCAAATTCAAACAAACCTTGGGGATCGCACCCAGCCTATATATGAAAAAAGACCACATTCGCGTGGCTACTGCGTCCAGGATTGAACTTCATGAGAATCTCTCTTCGCTCGGATTACAACCCGTAGCTGCAATGGACGGATGCCATAATCGGGAGCTTGATGAAGTCGAGCAGCAGCAGCAGCTGGCTACGCAATTGGAGAAATTACGTCAGGCCAAGCCGGACCTGATTATCGGTGATTTTTATCATAAACCCTTCTACGATCAGCTCAAAAGTATTGCACCTACGGTTATCCTGGATCAGGCCGATGACTGGAAAGAAAATCACTTACGCTTGGCTGAACTGGTCGGACGAGAGCAGCAGGCTCTGCAAAATTTCAAACAGCTTGAGCTTCGCAACCTTGATGTTGGGCTGCGTTTGAAGCATCATTTCGGGCAAGAACGTATTATGCTTATGCAGGTTACGAATCAGTCTATCCGGCTCCAGGAAACTATCGAGCATCCATTGAATCGCCTTATCTACGGTGAACTCGGACTAAAACCTGCACAGATCATGTCTACAGATTTAATGACAGATGAGTATGCGGCAGATAGCATCCCCATGCTGGACACGGATCATCTGTTCATGAATCGCGTCACCAATTCGCCTGCCAGTGAGAAACAGCTTCGGCGTATGAAACAAACTACAGCCTGGAATCGCTCTCCAGCCGTGTTGAAAGGTAACGTACATGATATATCTAATTGGTCTGTATTATCCTGGACCCCAAGCGGACGCCATCAGATCATGGACGAACTGGAACAGATCGTTCAGCAACTTGTAACCTTATCACGTGTAGGATTAATCGGACAATTGTAA